The Pygocentrus nattereri isolate fPygNat1 chromosome 2, fPygNat1.pri, whole genome shotgun sequence genome has a window encoding:
- the LOC108430687 gene encoding CPD photolyase, whose product MLCVQRCASAGRRAGNLTTSAASPPSLELRAALLTFLHRRAASMSARRAELKRKAEALGSAAEGKKRKAEESGGERGGERGGERGGERAERGERQAGWLQLEVAELRARNAACKFNTKRVRFLSENQKVPQGCGGVLYWMARDQRVQDNWAVVYAQQLALAEKLPLHICFCLVPRYLDAAYRQYAFMIRGLRKVAKECKSLDIQFHLLQGEPERTLPGFVKSWNIGAVVMDFNPLRLPLQWTEKVKKQLPADIPFMQVDAHNVVPCWEASPKLEYGARTIRGKITKLLPEFLTEFPPVDIHPHSSTKTAKAVDWDEVLSSVEVDRTVGEVEWAQPGAAEGMAMLESFIQHRLRLFATKRNNPNSAALSQLSPWLHSGQLSAQRVVKEVQRWGKNARESVTSFTEELVVRRELADNFCFYNKNYDSIDGAYDWAKKTLKDHAKDKRPYLYTQEQLENARTHDQLWNAAQRQLLLEGKMHGFMRMYWAKKILEWTSSPEEALAIAVYLNDHYALDGCDPNGYVGCMWSICGIHDQGWAERPVFGKVRYMNYDGCKRKFDVGQFERRYAVKKA is encoded by the exons ATGCTTTGCGTGCAGCGGTGCGCGTCTGCGGGCAGGAGAGCCGGGAACCTGACCACCTCAGCGGCTTCACCCCCGAGTTTAGAGCTCCGAGCGGCGCTTCTGACCTTCTTACACCGCCGGGCAGCGAGCATGTCTGCGAGGAGAGCCGAGCTGAAGCGGAAGGCCGAGGCGCTCGGCAGCGCTGCGGAGGGAAAGAAGCGGAAGGCCGaggagagtggaggagagaggggaggagagaggggaggagagaggggaggagagagggcCGAGAGGGGAGAGAGGCAGGCCGGCTGGCTGCAGCTGGAAGTGGCCGAGCTTCGAGCTCGAAACGCCGCCTGCAAATTCAACACCAAGCGCGTCCGTTTCCTCTCCGAGAACCAGAAGGTTCCCCAGGGCTGCGGGGGGGTTCTCTACTGGATGGCGAGGGACCAGAGGGTGCAGG ATAACTGGGCAGTGGTCTATGCGCAGCAGCTGGCTCTGGCTGAGAAGTTGCCCCTCCACATCTGCTTCTGTCTGGTGCCGCGGTATCTGGATGCGGCTTACCGCCAGTACGCCTTCATGATCAGAGGGCTGCGAAAGGTGGCCAAG GAATGTAAGAGTCTGGACATTCAGTTCCACCTCCTGCAGGGCGAGCCTGAGCGGACGCTGCCCGGCTTTGTGAAGAGCTGGAACATCGGCGCCGTGGTGATGGACTTTAACCCCCTCAGACTGCCCCTACAGTGGACTGAGAAAGTCAAAAAGCAGCTTCCAGCTGACATCCCCTTCATGCAG GTCGATGCCCATAACGTGGTGCCGTGTTGGGAGGCGTCTCCTAAGCTGGAGTACGGAGCCAGGACCATCAGagggaaaatcaccaaactcctcccagaaTTCCTCACAGAGTTTCCACCTGTGGACATACATCCACATTCTTCCACGAAAACAGCAAAG GCGGTGGACTGGGACGAGGTTCTGAGCTCTGTGGAGGTGGACCGCACCGTGGGTGAGGTGGAGTGGGCGCAGCCAGGCGCCGCGGAGGGGATGGCCATGCTGGAGTCCTTCATCCAGCACCGTCTGCGCCTCTTCGCCACAAAGAGAAACAACCCAAACTCGGCGGCTCTCAGCCAGCTCTCGCCCTGGCTTCACTCCG GGCAGCTGTCTGCTCAGCGTGTGGTGAAGGAGGTGCAGCGCTGGGGGAAAAATGCCAGGGAGTCCGTGACCTCCTTCACTGAGGAGCTGGTGGTCCGCAGAGAGCTTGCCGACAACTTCTGCTTCTACAACAAAAACTACGACAGCATCGACG GTGCGTATGATTGGGCAAAGAAGACGCTGAAGGATCATGCTAAGGACAAGCGGCCGTACCTCTACACACAGGAGCAGCTGGAAAACGCCAGGACTCACGATCAGCTCTGGAATGCTGCTCAG AGGCAGTTACTGTTAGAGGGGAAGATGCACGGGTTCATGCGAATGTACTGGGCCAAAAAGATTCTGGAGTGGACCTCGTCCCCCGAGGAGGCTCTCGCTATCGCCGTTTATCTCAATGACCACTACGCGCTGGACGGCTGCGACCCCAACGGATATGTAG GCTGCATGTGGTCCATCTGCGGAATTCACGACCAGGGCTGGGCTGAGAGGCCCGTTTTCGGGAAAGTTCGCTACATGAACTACGATGGCTGCAAGCGCAAGTTTGACGTGGGTCAGTTTGAAAGGCGGTACGCTGTCAAAAAGGCCTGA
- the LOC108430767 gene encoding neuromedin-U receptor 1-like isoform X1, which yields MSSERSHYHLTMLPHNCSSPGNTYILPDPSWCPESRECIMWNVSLEDLPDLCLSRNEYLLKHLGHRRSLLFMPMCIVYLLIFVVGVVGNGLTCVVIARHRVMRTPTNFYLFSLAMSDLLVLVLGLPLELYELWSNYPFLLGTGGCYFKTCLFETVCLASVLNVTCLSAERYVAVIYPLRAKHVVTRAHAKRVILALWLASFICALPNTSLHGILLLPPRFGQTFPDSAVCGLVRPAWIYNLLVQVTALLFFVLPMLTISLLYLLIGLQLRRERLTVNIKAWPEQNKIYIAQSVQQRARHRQVTKMLVVLVIVFGICWAPFHIDRVMWSYIDNWTEEHHRIFEFVHLASGIFFYLSSVVNPILYNLMSSRFREMFREVACRGTQQHSSVTQVTQRSAVYEKTAHGTRLSQDISTCM from the exons atgtccagtgagcg GTCTCATTATCACCTAACCATGCTTCCACACAACTGCTCATCTCCTGGAAATACATACATCCTCCCTGACCCATCATGGTGCCCCGAGTCTAGAGAGTGCATCATGTGGAACGTGAGCTTGGAAGATCttccggacctttgcttgagtCGCAACGAGTACCTGCTGAAGCACCTGGGTCACCGCCGCTCACTGCTTTTCATGCCTATGTGCATTGTCTATTTGCTGATCTTCGTGGTTGGGGTGGTCGGCAACGGGCTTACTTGCGTGGTCATCGCTCGACATCGGGTCATGCGGACCCCCACTAACTTTTATCTGTTCAGCCTGGCTATGTCCGACCTGCTTGTCCTTGTTCTGGGACTTCCTCTGGAACTCTATGAGCTTTGGTCCAATTATCCATTCCTGCTGGGAACTGGTGGTTGCTATTTCAAGACATGCCTCTTTGAGACCGTATGCCTGGCTTCGGTGCTAAATGTCACATGCCTGAGTGCTGAACGTTATGTGGCTGTAATTTACCCACTACGTGCCAAGCATGTGGTTACAAGGGCCCATGCTAAAAGGGTGATCCTGGCCCTGTGGTTGGCATCTTTCATCTGCGCCCTGCCCAACACCAGCCTGCATGGAATCCTGTTGCTTCCACCTCGCTTTGGACAAACTTTTCCAGATTCAGCCGTGTGTGGCCTGGTACGACCTGCCTGGATCTACAACCTGTTGGTTCAGGTGACGGCGCTGCTCTTCTTTGTGCTCCCAATGCTGACCATCAGCCTGCTCTACCTGTTGATCGGCCTGCAACTGAGGCGCGAGAGGCTGACAGTTAACATCAAGGCTTGGCCTGAGCAGAACAAGATTTATATAGCACAGAGCGTCCAGCAGAGGGCACGACACCGGCAGGTCACCAAAATGCTAG TTGTGTTGGTGATTGTGTTCGGGATTTGCTGGGCGCCGTTCCATATAGATCGCGTCATGTGGAGCTACATTGACAACTGGACTGAAGAGCACCACCGCATCTTTGAGTTTGTCCACTTGGCCTCCGGCATCTTCTTCTACCTGAGCTCGGTGGTCAACCCCATCCTCTACAACCTCATGTCCTCGCGTTTCAGAGAGATGTTCCGTGAGGTTGCGTGCCGAGGGACTCAACAACACTCGAGTGTCACTCAGGTGACCCAGCGCAGCGCAGTCTACGAGAAAACTGCCCATGGGACCAGACTCTCTCAAGACATTTCAACATGCATGTAA
- the LOC108430767 gene encoding neuromedin-U receptor 1-like isoform X2 translates to MCIRSHYHLTMLPHNCSSPGNTYILPDPSWCPESRECIMWNVSLEDLPDLCLSRNEYLLKHLGHRRSLLFMPMCIVYLLIFVVGVVGNGLTCVVIARHRVMRTPTNFYLFSLAMSDLLVLVLGLPLELYELWSNYPFLLGTGGCYFKTCLFETVCLASVLNVTCLSAERYVAVIYPLRAKHVVTRAHAKRVILALWLASFICALPNTSLHGILLLPPRFGQTFPDSAVCGLVRPAWIYNLLVQVTALLFFVLPMLTISLLYLLIGLQLRRERLTVNIKAWPEQNKIYIAQSVQQRARHRQVTKMLVVLVIVFGICWAPFHIDRVMWSYIDNWTEEHHRIFEFVHLASGIFFYLSSVVNPILYNLMSSRFREMFREVACRGTQQHSSVTQVTQRSAVYEKTAHGTRLSQDISTCM, encoded by the exons ATGTGCATCAG GTCTCATTATCACCTAACCATGCTTCCACACAACTGCTCATCTCCTGGAAATACATACATCCTCCCTGACCCATCATGGTGCCCCGAGTCTAGAGAGTGCATCATGTGGAACGTGAGCTTGGAAGATCttccggacctttgcttgagtCGCAACGAGTACCTGCTGAAGCACCTGGGTCACCGCCGCTCACTGCTTTTCATGCCTATGTGCATTGTCTATTTGCTGATCTTCGTGGTTGGGGTGGTCGGCAACGGGCTTACTTGCGTGGTCATCGCTCGACATCGGGTCATGCGGACCCCCACTAACTTTTATCTGTTCAGCCTGGCTATGTCCGACCTGCTTGTCCTTGTTCTGGGACTTCCTCTGGAACTCTATGAGCTTTGGTCCAATTATCCATTCCTGCTGGGAACTGGTGGTTGCTATTTCAAGACATGCCTCTTTGAGACCGTATGCCTGGCTTCGGTGCTAAATGTCACATGCCTGAGTGCTGAACGTTATGTGGCTGTAATTTACCCACTACGTGCCAAGCATGTGGTTACAAGGGCCCATGCTAAAAGGGTGATCCTGGCCCTGTGGTTGGCATCTTTCATCTGCGCCCTGCCCAACACCAGCCTGCATGGAATCCTGTTGCTTCCACCTCGCTTTGGACAAACTTTTCCAGATTCAGCCGTGTGTGGCCTGGTACGACCTGCCTGGATCTACAACCTGTTGGTTCAGGTGACGGCGCTGCTCTTCTTTGTGCTCCCAATGCTGACCATCAGCCTGCTCTACCTGTTGATCGGCCTGCAACTGAGGCGCGAGAGGCTGACAGTTAACATCAAGGCTTGGCCTGAGCAGAACAAGATTTATATAGCACAGAGCGTCCAGCAGAGGGCACGACACCGGCAGGTCACCAAAATGCTAG TTGTGTTGGTGATTGTGTTCGGGATTTGCTGGGCGCCGTTCCATATAGATCGCGTCATGTGGAGCTACATTGACAACTGGACTGAAGAGCACCACCGCATCTTTGAGTTTGTCCACTTGGCCTCCGGCATCTTCTTCTACCTGAGCTCGGTGGTCAACCCCATCCTCTACAACCTCATGTCCTCGCGTTTCAGAGAGATGTTCCGTGAGGTTGCGTGCCGAGGGACTCAACAACACTCGAGTGTCACTCAGGTGACCCAGCGCAGCGCAGTCTACGAGAAAACTGCCCATGGGACCAGACTCTCTCAAGACATTTCAACATGCATGTAA
- the LOC108430767 gene encoding neuromedin-U receptor 1-like isoform X3, with translation MLPHNCSSPGNTYILPDPSWCPESRECIMWNVSLEDLPDLCLSRNEYLLKHLGHRRSLLFMPMCIVYLLIFVVGVVGNGLTCVVIARHRVMRTPTNFYLFSLAMSDLLVLVLGLPLELYELWSNYPFLLGTGGCYFKTCLFETVCLASVLNVTCLSAERYVAVIYPLRAKHVVTRAHAKRVILALWLASFICALPNTSLHGILLLPPRFGQTFPDSAVCGLVRPAWIYNLLVQVTALLFFVLPMLTISLLYLLIGLQLRRERLTVNIKAWPEQNKIYIAQSVQQRARHRQVTKMLVVLVIVFGICWAPFHIDRVMWSYIDNWTEEHHRIFEFVHLASGIFFYLSSVVNPILYNLMSSRFREMFREVACRGTQQHSSVTQVTQRSAVYEKTAHGTRLSQDISTCM, from the exons ATGCTTCCACACAACTGCTCATCTCCTGGAAATACATACATCCTCCCTGACCCATCATGGTGCCCCGAGTCTAGAGAGTGCATCATGTGGAACGTGAGCTTGGAAGATCttccggacctttgcttgagtCGCAACGAGTACCTGCTGAAGCACCTGGGTCACCGCCGCTCACTGCTTTTCATGCCTATGTGCATTGTCTATTTGCTGATCTTCGTGGTTGGGGTGGTCGGCAACGGGCTTACTTGCGTGGTCATCGCTCGACATCGGGTCATGCGGACCCCCACTAACTTTTATCTGTTCAGCCTGGCTATGTCCGACCTGCTTGTCCTTGTTCTGGGACTTCCTCTGGAACTCTATGAGCTTTGGTCCAATTATCCATTCCTGCTGGGAACTGGTGGTTGCTATTTCAAGACATGCCTCTTTGAGACCGTATGCCTGGCTTCGGTGCTAAATGTCACATGCCTGAGTGCTGAACGTTATGTGGCTGTAATTTACCCACTACGTGCCAAGCATGTGGTTACAAGGGCCCATGCTAAAAGGGTGATCCTGGCCCTGTGGTTGGCATCTTTCATCTGCGCCCTGCCCAACACCAGCCTGCATGGAATCCTGTTGCTTCCACCTCGCTTTGGACAAACTTTTCCAGATTCAGCCGTGTGTGGCCTGGTACGACCTGCCTGGATCTACAACCTGTTGGTTCAGGTGACGGCGCTGCTCTTCTTTGTGCTCCCAATGCTGACCATCAGCCTGCTCTACCTGTTGATCGGCCTGCAACTGAGGCGCGAGAGGCTGACAGTTAACATCAAGGCTTGGCCTGAGCAGAACAAGATTTATATAGCACAGAGCGTCCAGCAGAGGGCACGACACCGGCAGGTCACCAAAATGCTAG TTGTGTTGGTGATTGTGTTCGGGATTTGCTGGGCGCCGTTCCATATAGATCGCGTCATGTGGAGCTACATTGACAACTGGACTGAAGAGCACCACCGCATCTTTGAGTTTGTCCACTTGGCCTCCGGCATCTTCTTCTACCTGAGCTCGGTGGTCAACCCCATCCTCTACAACCTCATGTCCTCGCGTTTCAGAGAGATGTTCCGTGAGGTTGCGTGCCGAGGGACTCAACAACACTCGAGTGTCACTCAGGTGACCCAGCGCAGCGCAGTCTACGAGAAAACTGCCCATGGGACCAGACTCTCTCAAGACATTTCAACATGCATGTAA